A single region of the Cherax quadricarinatus isolate ZL_2023a chromosome 11, ASM3850222v1, whole genome shotgun sequence genome encodes:
- the LOC128687536 gene encoding uncharacterized protein produces MCVISHYHRPKLEKYLGGINLISEAIQEDLEIQLQPMRRPLLMRSVSLINTEDPKSAAPLRLWNAVASGEQEEVEQVLATLSPSPQVTLDGWDTSPYEEAHRRGHSNVLRVLEGFMNKQPDVPHNDMILGVLQAHTKKIDAVFAAASGGQYRYAGGVDVLLRAYSLPGTIQDQHGRSLLHYAASVMLADVGPLWLAPDIRSLVESHGIYANAVDFNG; encoded by the exons ATGTGTGTTATCTCCCACTACCACAGGCCAAAGTTAGAG AAATACCTAGGTGGTATAAACTTGATATCAGAAGCAATCCAGGAGGACCTGGAGATACAACTGCAGCCTATGAGAAGACCTCTCTTGATGAGGTCTGTCTCCTTGATCAACACTGAGGATCCCAAGTCTGCT GCACCTCTGAGACTGTGGAATGCAGTAGCATCaggagaacaagaagaggtgGAGCAAGTATTAGCAACACTAAGTCCAAGTCCCCAGGTGACACTTGATGGCTGGGACACCTCACCTTACGAAGAAGCTCATCGTCGAGGTCACAGTAATGTCCTACGAGTGCTAGAAGGCTTTATGAATAAGCAGCCAGATGTTCCACACAATGATATGATTCTGGGTGTTTTACAA GCCCATACAAAGAAGATAGATGCAGTGTTTGCAGCAGCAAGTGGTGGACAGTACCGTTATGCAGGTGGTGTAGATGTACTACTTCGTGCTTACAGTCTACCAGGCACAATACAGGACCAGCATGGTCGCTCTCTCTTGCACTACGCTGCCTCTGTTATGTTGGCTGATGTAGGACCTCTCTGGCTGGCACCTGATATTAGGAGTTTGGTCGAAAGTCATGGCATCTATGCTAATGCTGTTGATTTTAATGGTTAG